A DNA window from Candidatus Thermoplasmatota archaeon contains the following coding sequences:
- a CDS encoding NFYB/HAP3 family transcription factor subunit, which translates to MKEATLSFRSVHKIMKNSAEDMLVSKDAVELMIKCAADYIRQKTYKAREITLLSKKRIIKKRGLELAI; encoded by the coding sequence ATGAAAGAAGCTACACTATCATTCCGAAGCGTTCATAAAATAATGAAGAACTCTGCTGAAGATATGCTGGTCAGCAAAGATGCAGTAGAACTAATGATTAAATGCGCTGCAGATTACATCAGACAGAAAACATACAAAGCGCGAGAAATTACACTGCTTAGCAAGAAACGGATAATAAAGAAAAGGGGGCTAGAACTTGCTATATAA